In one window of Cydia fagiglandana chromosome 1, ilCydFagi1.1, whole genome shotgun sequence DNA:
- the LOC134679819 gene encoding xanthine dehydrogenase-like produces the protein MATIARGEIESVDYSDVLKIEGVIAVFTSKDIPGINTIGRGDQPILPEDEELLASHNIFYYNQPVAVVVAETQVLADKVACLVKVNYKNISTKPIIFTIQDAINAPPLENRLNSYEGIEPRDRGVNVQRVIKGEFYSPRQYHHMMELHTTVTRPVDNGYEVDCSSQWLGVTQSGIALVLNIPYNAVIVRTRRCGGGFGCKISRHMFAATATALVAYKLNRPCRMAMRMPDIMRIIGKRPDTRLDYEVGVDGNGQIQYMEATFYINDGMCSNENENSYATKSLKNCYNPDRWRVESFGAITDAPTNCFMRAPGEFEGISAIEHVMEHIADELKIDPIRVRFANYRINDNQLPDYIPMFLEKSDYNKRLEYIKEFNAKNRWKKRGLRLNNMAFETTYFGNYSAVVSVYHGDGSVVINAGGVEIGQGINTKLAQAAAFEFKIPVEKVAVIASYDFATPNCYSTASSITTECVALCVIRCCEQINARLAPVRVAMPKATWEEVVLEADVRGILLQANAETSPNDPRLQNYSIFGVAAAEVEVDLLTGTKYIVRGDIFEDVGVSINPALDVGQVEGAFVQGLSLWLIEDAIYNRHNGEIYTDRTWNYHIMGATDIPNDYRVYFSRNRPNPVGILGSKGK, from the exons ATGGCTACGATTGCGCGGGGGGAAATAGAGTCTGTTGACTACAGTGATGTCCTC AAAATTGAAGGCGTGATTGCTGTCTTCACCTCCAAAGACATACCAGGAATAAATACGATCGGACGCGGAGACCAACCAATTCTCCCTGAGGACGAAGAGCTCTTGGCAAGCCATAATATATTCTACTATAACCAGCCTGTGGCTGTAGTTGTTGCTGAAACACAGGTCTTAGCAGACAAAGTGGCATGTCTCGTAAAG GTGAACTACAAGAACATATCCACAAAACCGATTATCTTCACAATACAAGACGCCATCAACGCGCCTCCTCTCGAAAACAGACTAAATTCATACGAAGGCATAGAGCCTAGAGATAGAGGAGTTAACGTTCAAAGGGTGATCAAAGGAGAGTTTTATTCTCCGCGCCAGTACCACCACATGATGGAGCTTCATACGACGGTCACCAGGCCGGTGGATAATGGTTACGAAGTGGATTGTTCGTCGCAGTGGCTTGGAGTCACTCAGTCGGGGATAGCGTTGGTGTTGAATATACCTTATAATGC TGTCATCGTTCGTACGAGACGCTGCGGGGGTGGATTTGGCTGCAAGATCTCCAGGCACATGTTCGCTGCCACGGCCACGGCCTTGGTGGCCTACAAGCTCAACAGGCCTTGCCGAATGGCCATGAGGATGCCGGATATTATGAGGATTATTGGGAAGAGACCGGATACTAGACTTGATTACGAG GTGGGCGTAGACGGAAACGGACAAATCCAATACATGGAGGCGACCTTCTACATCAATGATGGCATGTGTTCCAACGAGAACGAGAACTCATACGCCACCAAATCCCTGAAGAACTGCTACAACCCAGACCGTTGGAGAGTTGAGTCGTTCGGCGCCATTACAGATGCGCCGACCAACTGTTTCATGAGGGCTCCAG gAGAGTTTGAAGGCATCTCAGCAATTGAACATGTCATGGAACACATAGCGGATGAATTAAAAATAGATCCTATACGAGTTCGCTTCGCCAACTATCGAATCAATGACAACCAACTTCCCGACTATATACCTATGTTCTTAGAGAAATCAGATTACAATAAGAGACTTGAGTATATCAAAGAATTCAACGCCAAAAATCGTTGGAAGAAACGAGGTTTAAGACTAAACAATATGGCGTTTGAAACGACATATTTTGGAAACTATTCAGCGGTAGTATCAGTTTATCATGGAGATGGAAGCGTTGTTATAAACGCAGGTGGAGTCGAGATAGGACAAGGAATTAATACGAAACTAGCACAGGCGGCGGCTTTCGAGTTTAAAATACCTGTCGAAAAGGTCGCAGTGATAGCTTCATACGATTTTGCGACTCCTAATTGCTATTCTACAGCGTCTAGTATAACGACTGAATGTGTCGCTTTGTGCGTCATCAGATGTTGTGAGCAGATCAACGCCAGGTTAGCCCCAGTAAGGGTTGCTATGCCGAAGGCCACTTGGGAAGAAGTGGTGTTAGAAGCTGATGTAAGAGGGATACTGTTACAAGCCAATGCAGAAACGAGTCCGAATGATCCGCGTTTGCAGAATTACTCGATTTTTGGTGTCGCTGCGGCTGAAGTGGAAGTAGACTTATTGACGGGTACGAAATATATTGTTCGCGGTGATATTTTTGAAGACGTTGGTGTCAGTATTAATCCTGCTTTAGACGTGGGTCAG GTAGAAGGAGCATTCGTCCAAGGCCTGTCTCTGTGGCTGATTGAAGACGCCATCTACAACCGGCACAATGGGGAGATATATACTGATCGTACGTGGAATTATCACATCATGGGTGCCACGGATATTCCGAATGATTACAGAGTTTATTTTAGTAGAAACAGGCCTAATCCAGTGGGAATATTGGGGTCTAAAGGTAAATAA